A single region of the Brachypodium distachyon strain Bd21 chromosome 3, Brachypodium_distachyon_v3.0, whole genome shotgun sequence genome encodes:
- the LOC100837489 gene encoding uncharacterized protein LOC100837489: MAPWLHPTHKHLPTIVTPEVQIAQRRSVRVYPPQETLLARGCCCRAMVKLATARECRAYSLGAGGGQTQQANRRWEHINAGVYVFAAFLLVCGFLAQLWPWALSRKSGLALAVVGLLGVLGVNAHDLLAHVAGVDYNLGLAGLDTQFALVELAAPAVQLAGAALTLVALVFFEIQMERGYQGSLEKHGLNLLIAGPALWCLGSIHNMCQIYERANGHVQILQKSVQIPLLLGSTLFLVGGVVNRHDVHSRSSPGSTDLLGRSWPWFCLSGSLLFLAGGLLNLLKVIKVQQMDGRGLEKLRGGAQERLSREREGKVPLILEEGRRRKQQQQQAAGNADDMWAPRHEPRAAAVPPPPEGSYKDALVSGGGGN, translated from the exons ATGGCCCCTTGGCTTCATCCTACACATAAACACCTTCCCACCATCGTCACTCCAGAAGTCCAGATCGCGCAGCGACGCAGCGTACGTGTCTATCCACCGCAGGAAACTTTGTTAGCTAGAGGCTGCTGCTGTAGAGCCATGGTGAAGCTGGCCACGGCCCGGGAGTGCCGGGCGTACagcctcggcgccggcggaggccagACGCAGCAGGCCAACCGGCGTTGGGAGCACATCAACGCCGGGGTGTACGTCTTCGCGGCTTTCCTCCTCGTGTGCGGCTTCCTGGCGCAGCTCTGGCCGTGGGCGTTGTCCAGGAAGTCCGGCCTCGCGTTGGCCGTGGTCGGGCTGCTGGGCGTGCTGGGCGTGAACGCGCACGACCTCCTGGCGCACGTGGCCGGCGTCGACTACAACCTCGGCCTCGCCGGGCTCGACACCCAGTTCGCGCTCGTCGAgctcgccgcccccgccgtgcagctcgccggcgccgcgctcaCCCTGGTCGCGCTAGTCTTCTTCGAGATTCAG ATGGAGAGAGGGTACCAGGGCAGCCTGGAGAAGCACGGGCTGAACCTGCTCATCGCGGGGCCAGCGCTGTGGTGCCTCGGGTCGATACACAACATGTGCCAAATCTACGAGCGGGCAAACGGACACGTCCAGATCCTCCAGAAGAGCGTGCAGATCCCTCTGCTGCTGGGGAGCACGCTcttcctcgtcggcggcgtcgtCAACCGGCACGACGTCCACAGCCGCTCCTCTCCTGGCTCCACTGATCTACTG GGAAGGAGCTGGCCATGGTTCTGCCTGTCCGGGAGCCTGCTGTTCCTGGCCGGAGGGCTCCTGAACCTGCTCAAGGTGATCAAGGTGCAGCAGATGGACGGCCGGGGCCTGGAGAAgctgcgcggcggcgcgcaggaGCGGCTGAGCAGAGAGAGGGAAGGGAAGGTGCCGCTCATCCTGgaggaaggccggaggaggaagcagcagcagcagcaggcagcaggcAACGCAGACGACATGTGGGCGCCGCGCCACGAGCCGAGGGCTGCAgccgtcccgccgccgccggaaggGTCTTACAAGGACGCTCttgtcagcggcggcggcggcaactaG